From Spodoptera frugiperda isolate SF20-4 chromosome 27, AGI-APGP_CSIRO_Sfru_2.0, whole genome shotgun sequence:
actgggcgcTTAAAAGGTTAATACTTTTTACGACACGTATTCTTCTACAGTTTTGTTATTCGATAACTATGTGTCTAGATTTGTTCTATTGTGCATTGTGAACgttataattttgttgtattgtaCTAGTGATGCACATATTCTTACTATTACTCGATATGTCGTAAGTTGTGTggcttaaaacttaaaattaagtaatatgcttttttagggggaaaatcatctaacaacttctcccgccttgagcaaaGCGatagggagtttcagactcttattgactaaaaaccaccccgttcttactactgcttttcgagccggagtcccggtaaacccactaggtagtctgtAACGTGCTACTTTCGAAGTTCTCATTTCAtcagtttaaaatgttaaaaacacAACATACCGTGTACATCTTCGCTGGATCGAGTTCTGGGCGGGTGTGCGGTGTGCTCGGCCGCCAGGTCCGGCGTGGAGTGGAAGTCGCGGCGTAATGTACTGCTTCCTGATTTGCTCCACAGCTGTAAAACAAGAATACACCATCTTAGTCTATGTTCTAAAAATGTACTGTCATAAAagatttttgactttgacttacagATCCCTATTAAGACCTAGTCCTGAGTCACACCGCATCACGCTAGCGGAATTTGCCGCGTTCCGCAGCGCAATTAACAAGTATCATGTACGCGCCCGCTCGCACTTCGGACACGTTCAAACAGTCAATGTTTGTGCGCAGCGGATCCGCTTGTGACTCAGGCCAAAGTGGCCTTATTCTTTGTAGACTTTTCTTAGGCCATAAGGCATCTGACTTTTATCAAGAAGGTAAGTCAAAACATAGTCATGTATGGTGTCGATTTATCTTGAATTTACAGTGAAAATGCCATTAAACCTCGCATTGGTTATCGATATAATAATTCTCGCAACATTACCTTTCCACGTGATCTCTTCATCTCGGCGACGGATGCGTAAACTCTTGTAGGCGCACGCGCAGGTGAGTAGGGAGGAGAGTTCGATCCGCCTTGGAAAGCCGACCGAGTCATCATTGCATTGTTTCCAAggctgaaaattaaaaaaaatatatgttaattaaatatgagaaaaaaattGTGAAACGAAGGTATGCATCGTGCATACGTGTTTCAGGTGATGAAACTGTCAGAGTTTAATAGGGAGATATAAATGAATGTATCTCGACTCATACTGTGGTAGATCCTGAACTTATATTCAGGGTtaaggaaaattaattatttaagtctATTCTTAAGCTTTCTAATATGCTTCTTCTGTTAAATCGTCAGTAAGTGGCGAGTAGTGGCTTAAGACCACAAAAAGTAGCATAGGTTTTCCTCTCGTATCAGAGGCCAAAACATATTTTGGGTCGCTGAGCTAAAATAGTTCTTATACATACATGGTATCTGCGTCAGCCTGTCTCTGGAACAGCTCCTCGAGTTCTGCAGCGGTGATGCGTGATGATGCAGGTCTCGCGCGGATGGACGCCGTGCGTGGAGCCACCGGAGTGCCAGATACTGGTGTGCCACCTGGTGTAAATGTTCAAATTTTGTAGCATGAGGTATATAAGttcgttattattttattttaaagtttgacGGTACGCAAGAGTGTTCATAAGAAAAAGTCACCGAAACGTCGCCGTACTTTAAAAATTCCCATTGATCAGTTTAGAAAGACGTGATATTTCTGCACTATCagtgaaaaaaattattatgtttaaagtgTTAGTGAAAAACTTACTGTTACTACCACCCGGCAGTTGCACCGATTCAGCTGACGACGATTTGCCAGCTACACTCAGAGGCTCACAGCTCTCTTCTTTTTCACCACCATTCTCTAAAATGGCAAAATTCTTCAATTAAAACCAAAATGTGCAAAGCTTACTTTGCATCTTTACGTGCTTCGAATGTAAGTATGACATAagacttacatatttttttgagtttatatatttaaaaggtATATGATTGAGTAATTTACATACCAAGTCCAGCGACCATAGACTTCGCTCTGGCGCGGCCCACGCTCAGGGTGGTGCGCGGATCGCGACGcggcggcgcaggcgcaggtGCTCGACCTAaagagaaataaacaaatacatgtttatattttgctataataatatgcatGCGTTTTATTAGTCTGGctttaatggaaaataaattgagATTTAATTAAGATCTAAAGAAACTAACTACTGTTTTGCATTTTATATTGTGCTTTTAGCATTTTATGTTGCTAATAGTTATGCTGCTCTACTAAAATATGGTTCAAAATACTATTCACCTCCGGCACCCTTCCTGGGTAGAGTAGCGGCGTAAGGGCGACCAGAACTAGACAATTGGTTCTGAGACTTGCTTGTGGGTACCGTACACGTGTTGTTCTCGTTGTTACCTAGCAAAAATGGCTTTAAATATAGTTCGCATATGGGGAATTGGTGCTCCCGTTTTACAGTGAAGAGTCACAAGTTAACATTTAAACTGGTACGTGGATGTGACCACGTTTTTGTGAAGATGGTCAAACAAAAACTCGCTAAActacacaaatacaaatatctACTCCCTCACACGCATTGTCCGTCACGTCACGACCATTGAAGAGATCAGGTGCCGGAACTATCGCTTTGGGGAACCAAGGAAGCAACATCGATTTCACAACTTTGGACTACTATACAAACGCAGAAGTACTTCTCAACGTGGTAGTCGAGCTGTCACCATCTGCAGGCCAGTCCATTTCCAGCAATCGGAGGCTATATACAAAGTGCAGTGGGGTGTGGCACTTACCATTGTGATTGTTCAACGAGACAACAGTCATGGAGACGAGagcaccggagctgcggatcaGCTCCACCACGTGTTCATGCGATGCACACGACACGTCCTCGCCGTTTATCTGAAAGTGTGGGGTGCGCAATGTTAGATACCTTAAATGGTGcagcaaaacaaacaatttagaAGTCCACAACAAACATTTGCAGTTTGATAAAAATTACCGAACCGAAAACCTGTTAAAGATTTCTAAAACAAGagtttttgttagtaaattctccgaaacttatatttttaccaaaatgaACAATTTACTTTTCGATAACTTAGGAGCACGGCGGACATATTCGGCAGTTGAGACAAAACTGACACATTTGGCAGCGGATACTGTTGTTTAACTACCTTcgatgtttgtatgttttgtaaaacaaGGTAACACGACACTGAATATTTTCTGAATAGTTCGAAATGAGATGTTTGTAATAGAGCAGTAAATATTTGCAGTTCTATGTCCCTACAAACAACAACTGGATTTGCGTCGACTAAAAAAAGTTgcatttttgtttgaaaatcaACGCTACATCTAAAGTGCGTGCTGAAGAATTCTAAGATAATTTTTTCACATTTCaccattttagtttttactttctttttcttacatttaatgggtcgacgtttggccgctatctcacctgatggtaagtgatgatgcggcctacgatggagcacgtctgcccataagcgaCCTATTCACTtaggctttgaagacacccaagttatacccatcaggaaagggcacaaggaagcttgaagcacTTTTAACTTGTTCTCTTGGTTAGCccaaataatattgtgttctaCAGTGTAAAATATTCTTACCGCCACAAGAAAATCTCCCTTCTTAAGTCCTGCGCGGTCAGCCACGCCGCCTGCGTCGACATCATCAAGATACTGCAGTGCTGGGCAGCGCTCTGAGGGCCGCAGCTCCATGAGTGGGGAGGATGCCTTGGCACCACGCAGCACGAACCCAAACCCACGTCGAGCTCGGTGAAGCACCACCGTGCGGGTTTCCATGTTGCCGTACCTGATGAGAAAGGGTTGGTCATGAGTTACATAGTATTGAAAGGTAAGAATTTCTGTCAtagttattactttttttataaaattagacAGATTTCCTCCCGTGTCGTGATTGTGTTTATCTGAAAcacttttatctaaaaatctgatgacgatAATTCGTGGTTCCGAACGGGTATGAAAGCTAAGCCAAGCCAAGCTAAGCTGCTTCGTTGGTCGCGGAGTCGCAAGTTCGACTTTCGAGCAAgcggtcttgggttcgattcccgggtcgggcacagTATAGCTGGGTTAGGCTCACCCCCTCAAATGGGTGTAGTacgttgtacagtggcattaaatgccgtaaagtgcacctctgcctaccccttcagggataaacgGCGTGACAATActatttttcaatttcttttttgtataaatcgtgggttaagaactagagtagcgtaagggcaaaaactcaaaaatttttttttttcaccattcgctttttcaatccccatatttgtatgtgccgaaaaactggaacgatgtagtgtgtagattgcttagtacaataataacgcataagaaaaaaagaagtttgtttattgccaaaaggaagtatttctacttacaataatcttgacattattttgtcaataaaattatgagcacAACGATCGTAACTCGACTTACGAGCGGATAGGACACCGAATTATGATTTTGTAGCCTTAATTTTTTCGTGCCGAATAAACGTAAGGAGCCGTTACTGCTTATGGGTCCTTGTTTCGTACGGTTCtgtaatttttctccgtgccaaaaaaacgtaagggtgggttacgctactatggcactaaataattaaagtaatgcagtccgttattatgacgtatgtcaaccagttttagaaaaatatatatattttttttaaatttaacaatttttttaccataaatttacagtattctgtagccaataaataaagctttattttaagtaaaaaccagatatacagatactatagattttgccataaaagacctacaagttgacggtaggtaaatttgagttgtttttcggctctcctgagaagttgtcattttgcccttacgctactctagttcttaacccacgaaatAGAAGCACATGTAATCGGTATTGTTGGCCACATGGGAAATCttagtaaaatttataaaaagaataatactTAGTGGTTTTTAGGATACCTAAACAAATACATGAAGTGAGAACAAAATGCCGTACctattacttacttttttttcaatatagACAATAGATCAGCTAATTCCCTATTATAAATCcccattttcattaaatttcaaATCTAACCAAGTAACAACACAAAAATCATATGTAAATTTTTAAACACGTGTTTAAAAACCCAACGATTTAAacgtttaacattaaaattaaaacactgcTTGAATAATTACActatgttttaaagaaaaacattttaaattatcagCAGGTTTATTATCACTGAACAAAAATGTTTCCTTGCGGCACTCTCACATCCGAAAGATAGGATTACATTTAACATCTGACCCGTGTCTGTTATTATTGGTTACAAACCAAGCATTGTTAATTGTTGTCCTGTTTACAAGTGCAAACATTAAGACATGATGTCAATGAATGCATCTGTTTACATAAGGAACTAGGTAGTCTAAAACAACAATAGGTTCAGCGTTACAACATCAATGTGGTCAAGAAGTAGGATTTCCTTATTGGTGTTGCGTTAAGGTgcagatttgtttatttttatggtgtaacccggtatacgagcagtcggatcgtctgatggtaagtaattgccgccgcccatagatacccgaaacaccaacgTAACACTTGTAACGCTGGTGTTTCGGACTTGCGTAGCTGATATTTTGGGGGtaaaaaatttaagggttgttggggaatccggaGCTGCCGATAACGTAACTGGTTgttggggctccagctcaaagcaggagaaggaagggggtggtttttagtcagtaagagtatgacactgtCCTGTTGActcaccaaaggcgggagaagtcattggatgattttggttgggttgttggggaatcggggatttggaagattaaaaaggggggtaattgggccttgaATAGTATTGTTTTCTGTATGCCTAAGTTTACGGTTACTAAAGAACATGTTTGCGATTTAACGTATGAAGAAATAGAGTACCTACCGTGAACCATATACATTTCCATAGAAACTCTGTAGACTTGAATAGGTCTTTGTTTCTTGACTTTTCCTTGCAAAGTACTTTGAAAGttagtttcaatattatctAGACTTAATATACTTACGATTTTTTAATCCTCGGCGCGGTAGCACTGTAAGTCTTGCTGAGAGCCATCTCCCGTCTGCCTGTCACTCGGGAATGGTGGATTGGTCCTGACGCTAGcacctaaaaattaaaaaaaattattagcaTGAAGAACCACACGAGACAATTTTCTTTTCTAACAAGTTTATCTATTGAGACCTTCGTCAATGATTTAAAATTCgttgattattttgttaaacaagCATTGGATAAGTTTCAGTATATTTAGAATAAAAGGGCATCCCGCTAGTTGCAGTTGCACCGACAACATAGTCAGAAAAACGGATAACCGTTTGATACAAATCATAGACTAAAGGAGAGGTATACTTCAGTGAATCAAGTAACGTAAGCTGCAGAGTATCTAAAAGCGACCTACCTGATGTAGATTATGTGTGTTCTGCCGCAAACGTACTTCTTGTACGCATTGCATGGGGAACAATCCACTGGCCCCAGAGCCTCGCACCGTGCCTTCCAGTAGACCGTCATCTGTCGCTCCCGTCACTGTTTATTATACAAACTAGTTAAAAAGATAACAGAAATGATTGTACTTCTTCAAAGACCTAGTAGATACATTTTGGTGGGTGAATAGGGTTATTCTTAAATGAATTCAGTTACTCACAAATTCGTATCGTTATTACAAGTGCAACCAATGAATTATTGTTATTCATTTAGTTATGAACACAAATGGTATTAataatgttgttgttgttttagtaAGTTGTATGAATATCATGTCTTGTCTTCCAAATGGGAAATTACTTCTCCTAGGGGTTTAATTGACTTGAAATGTAACTAAAAGatagtaaagtaataaattaacctATGCATCTTATACACTATAGGGCTAAAGTTGTTCAAAAATTACCAGTGTCATAATTTCATAACCTAGTTGTTGCTTCTGACACTATACGTATACGTTTaccttaaaatgtttttttagggCGATCATCCTAAATATAGCGAGCACACTAGAGTCGGACACTGTACCTTCAACAATATCGCCCTGGTTGAGGCGCACGTGACCAGGCGTGCCTGCGTCGTAAGGTTGCAGGCACACGACGGTGGCGCCCCCATGCAGGGAGCACGTGGTGTCAGAGTTGCTGGTCCCCACGCCGCTAGAGTCCGATATGATGTCGCTCGTGTCGCCCGCACTTTTATCTGTTGACGTTAGTGTCGCTCAACGGTCAGTCTGGTTCGAAAACCATTTTTGCAAACGTGGGTCCAAAATTGGGATCGATTTTAAACTCAGTGACCTTCCAAGGGCTTGGATTGAAAGTGGGTAACAACGTGGAGGTGTAGTGCCAACATTAATTGTGATGGATCGTTGAACACTTTACTTTTTTCGTGGGGACTTACTGGGACAAAAGCgtgttttgtttgtgaattgGAAGACTATATACAAGTATTGGACTTCGTAACTTAGTGAACAACCGATTCGTAACAAGTGTTAGGATAGTTTAGAAAAGCCTTGAATAATCTTAACCGTATTTcactaaaaaataattttgtacatCCTATATCTAAAAGGGGTATAATCGGAAAAATCATAGTTTTGTCGTAAAAGGAAGCGAAGAAGCGTTCGATGGGTAACTACATGACATAAAGGCACATAGAACATGCAACGAAGTGGACGGGCGATGTCGGTGCATGGTGATGGTTGTCAGTTGTCACATGGTGGCTGTGGTGCCATGTTCCGCAACCTTGGACCACGCGGTGGAATATAACACTGGCGTAGATACGACGACCAAGCGGATAGTGCTAATATGACATTGATGATGTGTAGTTAGATCATGGCTGATGTTCTGTTACGCTATGGTGGTCGTATTTACATCGTGTGTTATCATTTTCCATCGCAACTCAACCTCCTGAATTTTACCTGTGAGTATACTGGCATCGTCCTCGTGGCTGGGATGGCTGGCGTCACTAATGCTGGACGAGGCCGACGAGAATGGTCTCTCTAGACTGCAGGGAGACGCTGTGGGGCCAGGCTGCCGACGGAGCAGGGTGTCTAGTTCCGCGGGTATCCGTGTCGAGGAAGCGAGGGACGATCTGTCCCCTGCCGTCCACCAACCCCCCCAAGCCGCAGATCGTCTCTTCGGATTGTACCGAGGAGGTCCACGGAACGgcactgaaatattttatttagcaaccGAACAAACTAATAAAGGAATCGTGCGTCAAACAAatatcaagaaaataataatcaaacttGAAAATTATTCGACAAACACaagtaatttgtaaaaaataataattataatagtgcAGTAACATATTTGGGAGTAATAACTATAGGTGTTAAATATTTGTAACGatagaaatatatattatttacccttaaaatatacatgttttattgtatCTCCATATATTAGCGCAGGTATCCAAAATACAACCATCACCATTATGATATTAAGCAATGGAATAGAATAGATAGAACGGATGACGCAtgcagtaataataaaatataaaatatttacacagaTACTGCTAAATATACATAGAATTTAGGTAATCcatttgaataaattagtatttgcAGTAAACATACTAAAGCAttgcatataaaatatcataagatagaaatgtaaaaaaatggaTTCTCTATTTTGAAACGAATTTGTGACACGAATTAAAAAGGATTCTCCCATTTTCTTAAGTCTAAGTCGATCTAAATCGATACAATATAAAGAATCCATGATTTAATTAAGTTCTTgaacagtaaataataatatgaagctCCATTAAAAGCCATGCAATAGGTACACGGTACACTGCCGGGCCAGACTCACCGACTTCCTCAGCTTTGTAGTTCTTTATAACCTCAGCCAAGTCTAAGTTGCCTGCTATTACGGCCACCTGAGAATGTTTGAAAGCATGAATTAGTatagaagttatttttttttatttaatcttcttcACACAAATAACAAGTGTGAACAAGTGAATGTTGGGCTTAATGCTTTAAGACAAGTACGCAGTTGCGCAGTACTGTAATGCTCAGCATATTATCGTATACAGCATATTGTCACGTGTATCGGACACATTactagaattataaaaaaaatattcaatattttcttattcGGAATCGGCACATACGGATTCCTAAGACCCCTTGCGCGATTTTACATTTACAATAGCGATCACTCGAGATAGTTGTCTATTCTAAAGTTATAAATTCATTCATTACTATATCCCTGTTCCCATTTAACATCAGGTTCCGTTTATATAAAGTGTTGCGGTTTCAAATTCTACACACAGAAGTGTGTAACTTTGCCTATCGGCCTTGTACCTGTGCTAATCCCAATTAATTAAAGAATACCTTGAATATCTTACCTGATAAGGGGTTTGGTTAGCGAAGTTAAGCGCTTCTTTATCACAGCCCCGGAATAACAACTGGCGTGCGCAAGAGTCTTGAGCGTTAACTGCGCAGACGTGGAGCGGTGTGTTGCCAGACGCATTGCGGCTGTTCATATCTGCGCCGTAGAACAATAGGTGGTCCAGGTGCTGGACTAGACCGTTGCGACAGGCCTGGAATTAAGAAAGAGGAGGATTAGCAcatgataatttaaaattgttactGATTTATACAACTGACTCTGAAAAATAATGGGAACAGCGTGAGCTGTGAAATACTAGTGATGTATTTAAGATTTagtttagattagattagatttcagctATTGTCGTTAAAAAGCTTTAAAccgagaggagtggaaggataGTAGGTAGGCCTCTTCGCCCTGCAGTGGTATTTaaagttttgtaaattaaaGTGAAGTAAAAGCGTATCTGTATCTAGCAATCGAtagtttttctttattctaaATCTTGTTAAGTCAAATAACACTCATCATACAAACTTGTATGACTATACTCACCTGATGCACCTCCTGCCATCCTTGCAGATCAGTAGCCCCAATCGTGGCATGATCATGTAGCAAGGTCTCACACAATAACGGATCAGTTTTATTCGTCACAGAAAGGTATAGCGGCGTCAGTCCCTTCCCATCTTTATAATTAGGTGAGGCTCCAAGTTCCAGTAAAGTTTTGACGGCTTCTAGAGAGTTCTTTTCAATAGCCCTGTGCATAGCTGTGCTGCCATCTTTGGTTCTGTAGTCTAGTAAGGCTCCACCGTTTACAAGGGCTATTAATACTTTTCCTGGTGTCTTTAGGCCGGCTGCGATTGTTAGAGGTGTTTCTGGAACGAAGATTTTCAGGATAGTATTGTCTCCATTTGTTCAAAACCAGTGTCTTATAAAATGTAGGTAGCTACATTATAAAGTGAATGATAAAATTTATTCCGGTTTCATAATAGATgctatacaaaaatatgttcaaACAATTTACAGTTTCATTAAATCCATTGAACATTTGTAAGAATAAAGAGGAAActtaaacaacaaaaatgatttattatttattcgacAGGAACAAATAATTCAGTTTTGCTTCAAGGACCATATACGACGTTTATCGCAGATTATCCACGGCTCGGTTGATACGGTTTTCTTACAATAGGCGAGGCGTGTTCAGATGTTCGTCGCAGCCTTGAATTGAATAAATAGCCTGACTTTGGGAGTTTGTCAGGCGATATTGATAAATAGTGctatgaatttattattgaaagcaCGAGGTTCATTTTCTACGCCGTTTGGAATGAAATCACCGTGTAAATGACGTCTGGTATCTTTTCAATACATTCAGACACGGAATTTGTCCCTGAACCTGGTTTGACATCTACTGTATATCATTTACCTCATAGATATTGTATttcccaaaaataaaaacatttggtTCTAACAATTGAAATTATACTAGTTAATTCTAAGGTGTAGACTACGTCTTGGCACCTCTAgattaataactaataatactaCTGCGTAACTTTCTAAGCAGACGGATCCGTGGGTAAAGCTAGTTTGTTTCGCaagtatgtttattaatataatgtagGTAGGTTAGCTAGACGACCTAAATGGAGATTCGCTTATGTCCTTTAGGGGCAACTTGCCTTGAATAGGTAACTGTGCCTCCTACTAAATTGACGTACGTAATAATAACTGTTCTAACGATTTATGACTAAGGGTAACTCTATGGGGATTTGTTTGTGATGTTCTAGACTTTATCAACATTTGGTAGGTAAGTATAACATGTAGCTGAAAGTTCTGacattatttaacacattgaacgccgtgatggtcaccggtgaccgacgttagcggaggatttaccttcaacagttttctattggcagtcaaagacttaacctCTTATATACTGCTATAAAagacataatagaaaatacattgtgtgtcgcgtggatccacgtttcgGCACACGGCGGGTTAATGAACGATTACATTCGACATTAGGTACTGAATGGCATAGTCAATGGAAATCTCAAATAAGCAATTTAATTTGGACACTTTATTAGGTTAGGTAAGTTTGTAAAGCCAATTAAAAACACCATATCTCATGATTCCATTCAACACTATTATGCAACTGCCAAGAATACATAAATGGTTTTGTTACTAAATGCACCATGTGTAGACACCCTTAATACCATTTCAGGTAGAGGCAGAACAATAGCAGATTGGAATCAGTATGTAAATGAGTATGGGCTTATATCAGACTGTATTGCCAACTGCAGCCTGTCTGAATCATTCACGGCTGATCCTAAGCGgatgaatggatttaaaaagTTTGCGGATGCAAAAGGTCGAAGCAATAAGGTGTGAAAAACGGTCACTTCCTGCGGATTTCTTGAGATGTTACGAGCGGAACGAATGATGTTCGAAACAACTAAATGCAAGGCAATTTTTGCATTCTTATGGTCAATTATGGTATTGTTGAGGTCGTcgtaaaacaattttatgtttttcgtcATTATCGTTTTAGCTGAATCACGGCTGAGGTGAATAAAGGTTATATATTGAATGAAAATGTGTAAAACATGAAGAATTTCGATAGGTAACTACCTAGTCTTCAGAATCTGGTCAAGggatcgcaagtgcgattgttggacaagaggtctcgggttcgattcggaCAACGTGTTATggggcttttttcgggtttttcgaaaatttataagtagtagcacggagtctggaattgtgcccagtatatggcaataggctcacccccttttacatgggacttgtaacacaaatggtgaaaagtgggtgtacattgtatagcggcattacgtgccgtaatatgtacctctgcctacctcttcggagataaaaaagactttgatataattaatatttttacataccaCCAGTCTCTTGACAATGGAAGTTGGGGTCCAGTCCTTTAGCACATGCCTTGGTGATTTTGTCAATCTGCGCGTGAGTCACATGTTCGAGGAACCGCCGAAGGTTTGCGCGCGAGTGCAGGGCCTTCAGTGTCTTCTCGTCAAGCTTCAGCATTTTGTATACCCGCCGTTTGTACTTTAACTGTAAACAAATAAGTTGAtgggttaaaataaagtaaatataagtgGCGGTTAGGTTTCAAGATGAGTAGTAAATCGATTTCCTTATTATATGTTAAGTAGTTACTTATTGAGTTTTTCTTTCGAAAGTCTCAGTAGAATGCAGAGTAATAAAGAGTTTACTAAGGCGACTGgacattaaaactttaatgGTTAAAATAA
This genomic window contains:
- the LOC118263233 gene encoding SH3 and multiple ankyrin repeat domains protein 2 isoform X1 is translated as MEGECSEGAEGWLLVRVHVPELNVQKSLQFPRDQLIWDVKQQCLAALPKVATWYRELKESFNYGLFCPPVNGKAGKFLDEERRLGDYPFNGPVGYLELKYKRRVYKMLKLDEKTLKALHSRANLRRFLEHVTHAQIDKITKACAKGLDPNFHCQETGETPLTIAAGLKTPGKVLIALVNGGALLDYRTKDGSTAMHRAIEKNSLEAVKTLLELGASPNYKDGKGLTPLYLSVTNKTDPLLCETLLHDHATIGATDLQGWQEVHQACRNGLVQHLDHLLFYGADMNSRNASGNTPLHVCAVNAQDSCARQLLFRGCDKEALNFANQTPYQVAVIAGNLDLAEVIKNYKAEEVVPFRGPPRYNPKRRSAAWGGWWTAGDRSSLASSTRIPAELDTLLRRQPGPTASPCSLERPFSSASSSISDASHPSHEDDASILTDKSAGDTSDIISDSSGVGTSNSDTTCSLHGGATVVCLQPYDAGTPGHVRLNQGDIVEVTGATDDGLLEGTVRGSGASGLFPMQCVQEVRLRQNTHNLHQVLASGPIHHSRVTGRREMALSKTYSATAPRIKKSYGNMETRTVVLHRARRGFGFVLRGAKASSPLMELRPSERCPALQYLDDVDAGGVADRAGLKKGDFLVAINGEDVSCASHEHVVELIRSSGALVSMTVVSLNNHNGNNENNTCTVPTSKSQNQLSSSGRPYAATLPRKGAGGRAPAPAPPRRDPRTTLSVGRARAKSMVAGLENGGEKEESCEPLSVAGKSSSAESVQLPGGSNSGTPVSGTPVAPRTASIRARPASSRITAAELEELFQRQADADTILGNNAMMTRSAFQGGSNSPPYSPARAPTRVYASVAEMKRSRGKLWSKSGSSTLRRDFHSTPDLAAEHTAHPPRTRSSEDVHAPGRVPPPACPPPPPPIAGAAPASTFRPADQAKLYASPRDLDTVAYRPTATDNTHNGRKATSLRSWAGPNRPQSADETGNQYAQPFNTHKGFVRQNSTPAPPIPEPDYSMSESDDEVDSKPKGEPAAVAETSANSNASGSSSGSSSMQHSFSVDEIQKIRTRLKSSKSCGDELGVERDDGDNSSSGVSSDQEAQARPPPRRDKVSFCASVTVKSSNDVISTEPVHSSSESLAPPPPPMARHNSLTRKRATAAVLRGAGGAARGRSAAERLGVDIDKAPGRRARAAVLLAALPPPPEEAVAAPEHAPVLAPPPQFSDRVRVVAALPKRLAHLQ
- the LOC118263233 gene encoding protein shank isoform X4; translated protein: MEGECSEGAEGWLLVRVHVPELNVQKSLQFPRDQLIWDVKQQCLAALPKVATWYRELKESFNYGLFCPPVNGKAGKFLDEERRLGDYPFNGPVGYLELKYKRRVYKMLKLDEKTLKALHSRANLRRFLEHVTHAQIDKITKACAKGLDPNFHCQETGETPLTIAAGLKTPGKVLIALVNGGALLDYRTKDGSTAMHRAIEKNSLEAVKTLLELGASPNYKDGKGLTPLYLSVTNKTDPLLCETLLHDHATIGATDLQGWQEVHQACRNGLVQHLDHLLFYGADMNSRNASGNTPLHVCAVNAQDSCARQLLFRGCDKEALNFANQTPYQVAVIAGNLDLAEVIKNYKAEEVVPFRGPPRYNPKRRSAAWGGWWTAGDRSSLASSTRIPAELDTLLRRQPGPTASPCSLERPFSSASSSISDASHPSHEDDASILTVTGATDDGLLEGTVRGSGASGLFPMQCVQEVRLRQNTHNLHQVLASGPIHHSRVTGRREMALSKTYSATAPRIKKSYGNMETRTVVLHRARRGFGFVLRGAKASSPLMELRPSERCPALQYLDDVDAGGVADRAGLKKGDFLVAINGEDVSCASHEHVVELIRSSGALVSMTVVSLNNHNGNNENNTCTVPTSKSQNQLSSSGRPYAATLPRKGAGGRAPAPAPPRRDPRTTLSVGRARAKSMVAGLENGGEKEESCEPLSVAGKSSSAESVQLPGGSNSGTPVSGTPVAPRTASIRARPASSRITAAELEELFQRQADADTILGNNAMMTRSAFQGGSNSPPYSPARAPTRVYASVAEMKRSRGKLWSKSGSSTLRRDFHSTPDLAAEHTAHPPRTRSSEDVHAPGRVPPPACPPPPPPIAGAAPASTFRPADQAKLYASPRDLDTVAYRPTATDNTHNGRKATSLRSWAGPNRPQSADETGNQYAQPFNTHKGFVRQNSTPAPPIPEPDYSMSESDDEVDSKPKGEPAAVAETSANSNASGSSSGSSSMQHSFSVDEIQKIRTRLKSSKSCGDELGVERDDGDNSSSGVSSDQEAQARPPPRRDKVSFCASVTVKSSNDVISTEPVHSSSESLAPPPPPMARHNSLTRKRATAAVLRGAGGAARGRSAAERLGVDIDKAPGRRARAAVLLAALPPPPEEAVAAPEHAPVLAPPPQFSDRVRVVAALPKRLAHLQ